The nucleotide sequence GGTGACAAACTGCTGCCCGAAAGCAGTCAGCTTGTATGCCCCCCAGCCCGCAAAATCCTCTTGAATCGATGAGAAGTCATACGATACCGAGATGTCGCCTGCGCTCTTCGAGTTCTGCAGACCCTTCGCAAGACCCGCAGCAATTTTCTTTTGCAGCGGGTCGTCGGCGCTTACCGCCGACTCCATGTAGAGCGTCAGCCAATGCGCGATGTAGAGCCCCATGCAGATTTCCCAGGCATCGTGGTATCGATTCTTGTGGATGGAGGCGTGCGCCATATTCAGCCAGGCTGCAAGGAC is from Selenomonas sputigena ATCC 35185 and encodes:
- a CDS encoding DUF4054 domain-containing protein, translated to MMYEGLDVFGIIAAASNIRTGGNPAYTAEDFLAAYPQFGAGAVPGVVLAAWLNMAHASIHKNRYHDAWEICMGLYIAHWLTLYMESAVSADDPLQKKIAAGLAKGLQNSKSAGDISVSYDFSSIQEDFAGWGAYKLTAFGQQFVTLARVYAMGGMVVW